TCTTCTCTCGATCAGCAGGCATGGAGACGACGCAAAATGGGTTCTTGAAACCCTAACAGAGAAAATGGGGAGAGGGGAGGGGTGCtctctttgattttttttaaaaagggacAAGAAAtggcaaaaaataaaaaattttgtttaaataacaaggcaaaacggtgtcgttttgcacCAGGGACCCTAGCGCCAAAATGGCGTCGTTTATGGCATGCCCGCGCGCGACCCGACCCGTTCCAGGGGGATCCACGCATTTTGCCCTTTCGGGGATATCTATCCCTTTGGTCCCTCCATTTTTAGGGCGCGCTACAATCTAACCtttatttgtttcttttgtttttttttttttaattttgccgCATGCTTTGTGTTGGCTTCAGTTTGGTCCATCTTGAAACGCAACGCGTGAGGGCTGGGAATATTTCCCAATCAGTCCCTCATTTGTTTCAGCGTGTTTCATCTAGGTCCTCGACGGCCTATTTTCTATTATTTACAAGTTTTACCCTTAAATTTTAATTCGATTTCAGCCTAATCCtctgtttaattaattaattaatttattatttaaaaaaaagcattaatattattatttttaagtttttatatattatttattttaaatcattttattattacttattttaatcctttttttacatcttatgtattttaaattattataaattttaaatattttacatatattatttattttaactactataaatattacttattttgaaatatttttatcgttatttattttaaaccattatatatgtattatctattttaagttttttatacTTTATTTAGttatactattttatatgtaaactattttaaattcttttattatttatcgtaaaccttttattattattaattttaagatTTCATATGTtacttattttaaacttttatatatatatgtagaagCCCAAATAAGGCAACGTAACGATTTAACGTttagtcatcgatttcatcgctatgttgggtgaacatcaatcgacttgtgttaaaacggtatgtccttctcaaaaatcaaaagaattgaaaattcTCGTGTTTCAAccagatcacgactaaatgttacattgaactcgtatctttgaaaattaagacaacatgtGTTTTGCAAGATAcaaattttgggcgtcgcgagggtgctaataccttcctcagcaGAATCGACTCGAGAATCCtaattttctctggattttcaTATAGAtccaaattcagccttcttttgttttaaaaataaatatattaggtgtccgatcacacctataaaaaggatcgtggTGACTCCCTTTTTTATCTATTtcaaaatcaaacttcagttttcaagttttcactAAATCACGAATTAGCGATAGAAGCTAAAACTTACGtcgctacatatatatatatatatatatatataaatttttatttaaactgTTTTTAAATTTctcttttacatattatttattttaaactcttttgtatgttatttttaaagtGTCTTATATTTTTCATTactttgtatatttttattttaatttgctttacatattatttgtatgaaattgttttagatTATTGACTTCAAAtggttttatataatattttgttgCATATTCTTCATTTGTTAATATTGGTATTTAAATAATATTGTCATTACACGTTCTAGAAATTATTTATTAACATCTTCATATTGTTGACTTTCATTAACCTCGCATCTAATTCGTGTTTTATTATTCCATGCTCTACGTTACATTTTTGTTTTATCTAGTTCAAATCACATCGTGCATCAAGCTCCAACGTATTTGTTCAATATAGACCAATTTGTATTGCTGGAAACAAAATGAACACGCATCGTTAATTGCTATACTcattattattcaaaaataaaattttcaagaaaaggcAATATTTCGCGTTTTGCGAATGAaagaaatcgtaccctaacttacggggtttcgattttcttgttaaaccaaaatagccaaatatccttttggaTTTCAAAGTACATGAAGTTTTCGATAAAAATTAAAGGCAAAATTGCTCTCGAGAATCTCAACGCCgcatcctaacttactggatgtggcaTTTTGTTATCTCGGGACGAGTGGGCCTTTGAAGCTCGcttcaattcaattcaagcatttaaaaaaaaaatgaacattGATaacaaaggatcgtattttaaaaatcttttcaaaatttcaagtctCGACATTAAGacgttaattaatcaactaggtaccaattttgggcgtgacgaggatgctaatccttcctcgcacgtaaccgactcccgaacccgttttctcaaattctgtagaccaaaatcgttgttttaataaatcgaaATACTTTATTACAAAATTGTTAGGTGATCAGATCACATCTCAAAaaaatcggtggcgactcccatttttgttttttttttaatttttaaacaaaGTCGACTCCGTTttcaaaaatggtttcgacaaaaaaGAAACTTAAAAAGACGAAAAGAATTAGATTActcgaaaataaaaatataaggactaGTTATGTAATTTGATATGAAGTTTGAATCTAAAATGATGATATAATATGTCACGTCTTCTTATCACATTGTTAACAACAATTAAATCGAAAGCATTAGTAACTATATTATAACTTTATTGAAGAAGTATTGTGACCAAAAAAAGTAAGTTAAACTATAGATAAGTGATAAAATTTTGTAGTTTAACCAAATATCATTTCACTCACAAAAAAATTGGCTAAATTGACTATAGCATATAAAAACTTGCAATAATTTAACTCAATCCCATTGTTTTCAATATCGGTATAGCCACTCGAAACATGGGGTTAGACCGGCTGACTTGTGAACTAGTTGAATTGGCCAATCGTATAGTTGaactaatttgatttatttatagtTTTTTAATGACTTTTTCAATTAAAGTGGATAAATCAGTTGGACTGGTCGGACTGGAAACGGGTGGTCTAACCAATTCAACCactattccaactttgaaaacCTTATTCAACCACGAGTTGTTAAAAACAATTGAAGTACTGAAATTGAAATTTAGTGTTTtgagataaatattttattagttttatcCTAAAAAATCTAAATCGTTTTAAAAGAACATTGAATAAGATTAAAAATTAATGGAAAAATTAAGTAGTGTGTATGataaatatcaattaaataaaatatattttaaaaacaaaatgatGGTTATCAATTTTaaactattttcaaaataaataaatttaaaattgaggATCAAATTAGTTAGATTAGCTTAAAACTAGATTTGATTTtggatttgaatttaaataaatatttttaaaaatagatttaaaagaaattaatgtTTAAATTTAAAAACTTATCCTTCGTTTAGTAAGCAAGCCTACGTTTTTCTCCTATATATACTGCTATGTACTGTTTTATTATTCAGGCTtaaatattcaaaatgattaataTGGGTTTAAAATGttgttttctatttctttctttcaatGGGTTTTATTCGTTCAATCTATGGAACcatttgtttatgacgtcaaccTTGCAGGAGCCATTGGAGATGGAGAGAGTGATGATACAGAGGTTTATTTTCATCTTAAATGCTATAGTTGGGAAGTTTATGATATTCTGATTGTTTATTTATATAACTATTTTAGGCCTTCAAGAATGCATGGAATGTTGTCTGTAGTTCGCATATCTCTTCAGGGATATTTCGTGTTCCTTATGGACAAAAGTTTTTGCTGCAACCCTTGACTTTTAATGGTGAATGTCGACCAAGAAACATTACTTTtcaggtaataataataataattgttttcatcttttctttaattttattaataatattatttacaaaatttttgaGTTGGGTTATTTAGATTGATGGCATACTCATTGCCCCAAGTGATCCATCTTCATGGAAATGCAAAGAAACAAACTGTAACAATTGGATAACCTTTCAACATTTCGATGGCCTCATCATTCAAGGAACTGGAAGCCTCCATGGCCAAGGACAAAAATGGTGGCAAATGGGTTGCATGCATAATAAAGTGGTATACTATTAGTTTGGATTTTTTGCAGCTTCTTAATATTTGCTTCAACacaattttatataatttctaattatatttatcaaattttctgTTGACAGCTTTGTTCTTCATAAAAGCAGCGGTATGCCTTCACTTATTAAAAATAGGAGATTTTTTCATTCAGTCTCAATTTTATTTATCCTTTTTATTGTTTGTTTTGCTTAGGGTTTTGCCATCTTAGACTCTAAGAATGTGCATATTAGTGGCTTAACTTCCGTGGACAGTCGAAAATGGCATATTTCAATTGAAAGATCTTCATCCGTTCATGCTTCTAAACTCAATATCAAAGCTCCAAAAGATAGTCCCAACACCGATGGCATTCGTATCCAACATTCCACCAATGTTACCATAGCCTCCTCAATCATTAAGACTGGTATATAAAAAATAAGTATTTATTTTCATAACAAAATATATATAGACAAGTATTGGGtttgacatttttttttctttttttcttttaggtTATGATTGTATAGGAATTGGAGACGGGtcaaaatatattaacattaATCGGATTTTTTGTGGTCCAGGTCATGGAATTaggtattttttttattatttttattaaaaaaattcacttatttgtttgtttttatttttcactCTTGTAGAATTAGGtattttgatttaaaatatatatgttttttactTATTTAGTTTTTATTATTCACTTTTATATGAAGTATTGGAAGTCTTGGTGAAAATGGAAGAAGGGAGACAGTTGAATATGTTACTGTAAGGAGAGCTAACTTTTATGCTACAGAGAATGGTCTTAAAATAAAGACATGGCaggtaattaaaattttaattaaatgtattttatgattatttttttttacattatatTTAACTAATTATCATGTTATGTGTACAGGGAGGACATGGATATGCAAGATATATAAGATTTGAACATATATCGTTTAGTAAAGTAATTAGACCTATTATTATTGATCAATACACTTGGCCTCTTCATCAACATTGCAAGAATTATGTAAGTTTCATTTTAATCTCTTCATGAATTCAATCGaatattcaatttaacatatatattgtaatgatatttttgtattttgtattttaattttacagAGTACAGCTGTGGAGATTAGCAATATCTTGTATAATGATTTAAGAGGGACAACAAACGGTGAAATTGCGGTGGAACTTTCATGCAGTAAGTCAGTTCCATGCAAAAATATCCGCATGAAAGACATACAGTTGGATTACGGAATAAATGGTAAAATGTATGATGGGCACCCCAAATCTCATTGTTTGAATGTTGTTCAAAGTTGGGACGAAGGATATGTTTATCCAAATGTTCCttgtttaacaaaaaaattaagttACTAAACTTTATTATTTTGGATGTAATAATTAGGTTGTATCAAAAGGTtgcatatataaaataaataaatgcatcttttttatatcaaaattttcttCAATAATCTTCTCTTACTTATTATGAttggttattattttattaaaataattagagatATCAATATTACAagataaaaggaaaataaagttAATATTTTCAATAACTTTAAATCAAAGAATCATTGAACTAAGTTTTTGAGCTGTGAACTTGTTTTCTTTAACAAATATTTTGGTACACTTATTTTAAAGATTGGAGCATAATATTACACTTGTTTTCACATTGCAATGTACCCATGGTTTGCCCTTGTCATATCACTCCATATGTTTGTATGGGAGTATGTTCAATCTCCATCCACATCTCATAACCTTTATTCCAATCATTGTTCTGCATATTGATTTCCTCTCGGGTCGAAACaaaaatgtgttaaaatcattaattaaaaataaaaaatatattttttaaaaataatacaaatgtgttaatatctaattacaaatatttaatggttatatttaattatttaaaatagagtttatatattctaattaaattttataagtaattaatatttattgcttaaaatatttaaaatttatatttcatatattaaaatattaacaaccagttataataaattttttatattcttactaaaatgcaataatagtaattaatttgaacattatttaaatttatatttgttacttgataatatcATGTCTAGAATgaacattttatttttcaaaaacactttttgaGACTAATGCTAAACCCTCAAATATTAAATCAAACTTTTCAAAGTATTTCTCCAAAGCACTTTTTAAAAGCGCTTTTCAAAAGTATTGTTAAACTAGGCCCTAAAACATATTTTAACCATataactaaaatgtaatataGAACAAACGTtggtattgttattattattaggcttaattcacaagcatattcattTTCCACTTTGGTAAACTTTTTTTTCCCTAACTTAGTACTTAAAAGTATCAATTTCCTCTATTTTTGGTCCATTTTACAATGGGCGTTAAAAAAATTATGTTAGGCAACTTTGGCCAATGAAAAATCCCCATGACAATtatgtttatttaaaataaattaaatatttaaatattaaaaaatttgtcTTTGGCGATCGTTGACCGCCGTTGAGCAAGTGTTGACCAATGTTGAGCGACCACATGGCGCTATTAGAACATGTCATATgtccttttttattttctaatattatataaattatattgaTTAAAAATGTAAATAATCATATATAATATACAATCTCTAACAAGAGCTTTAACGACCACTTCATATAAGTCAAGACATGCATGATGGAACTTAAACCATAACGAAATTTGCATTctgaatttcaaaattcaaatctaATTGTCGTTGATGATacattttgaaaaaataataatcacttgatacttatataataaaaatgacaTATGTTGTATTTTTCTTGCGTACCATACAATATACTCAATTTAATAATTCACATTGAATTTAATATGAATACAAAAAAAGTAAATTGTACCCGTAGAAGTGGCCATTCTCATCCTCGTCACATCATCAAGGAAGAATTGTTTAGATGTTTTGAATGataatttgatatattttgatACTAAAATTGTTTAGATGTATTATGGAATGGTTTTCgatagtttaaactcggttttagATGTTTTAGATATATTCTAGGCAATCTATCTCCTGTGTAGCAATATTTGACCTTCAGCGTCAAGTAATTTGTTCTCGATGTCACCACATCTGGAGATCAGTGTCGTGACATCAGGAAATCAATGTCAAAACATCAGTACAATGTCGTGACACTCAATTCCCAATGTCCCGACATTGACCCTGTTACCCTATTCTGACCTGAATAAGCCCAGAACAACCCCCGTTTGtatccaaattttaaaataagccTAGAAATGACTTGACTAAATTCAGAAAGTCTATTAATGTTAAAGTAAAGTCTTGAATTTGATAATTGGATTAACTTAGTTCTGGCATCCAAATGTGATATCTCTTGCTCGGTACGTCCcgattaaggggtgttacaaagaaaggagaagaaaagaagagaaagcaaaataatgaaatataaagGCCATATTTGATCCCTTTGTAATTTTTTACACACATTAAAAAATATCCAAAAGTAGAACAGAGGCTTAAAAAAGgtcgattttttttatttttcttttctggtTTCCTTTCCGATTTcatgtttctttttattttttatttattacaaatctattttaaataaaagaataaaaaaagaggAGGAGAAGACTTACCCGAAATCCCTCGTGGTCGTTTAAATCAGAGACCTCTCCGTCCCCAAAATCAAACCCAAAAAGGCGGGAGAGAAACTCTTCTCTCGATCGGCAGCATGGAGACGACATAAAATGGGTTCTTGAAACCCTAATGAGAGAAAATGGGGAGAGGGAGGTGCtctctttgattttttttaaaagggacAAGAAcggcaaaaataaaaattttgtttaaataacaaggaaaaacggtgtcgttttgcacCAGGGACCCTAGCGCCAAAATGGCGTCGTTTATGGCATGCCTGCATGACCAACCCGTTCTGTGGGGATCCACGCATTTTGCCCTTTCGGGGATATCTATCCCTTTGGTCCCTCCATTTTTAGGGCGCGCTACAATCTAAGCtttatttgtttcttttgtttttttttttaaattttgccgCATGCTTTGTGTTGGCTTCAGTTTGGTCCATCTTGAAACGCAGCGCGTGAGGGCTGGGGATATTTCCCAATCAGTCCCTCATTTGTTTCAAATGTTTCATCTAGGTCCTCGACGGCCTATTTTCTATTATTTACAAGTTTTACCCTTAAATTTTAATTCGATTTCAGCCTAATCCtctgtttaattaattaattaatttattatttaaaaaaaactgttaatattattcttttaagtttttatatattatttattttaaatcattttattattacttattttaatccttttttacgccttatatattttaaattattataaattttaaatattttacatatattatttattttaactactataaatattacttattttgaaatatttttatcgttatttattttaaaccattatatatgtattatctattttaagttttttatacTTTATTTAGttatactattttatatgtaaactattttaaattcttttattatttatcgtaaaccttttattattattaattttaagatTTCATATGTtacttattttaaacttttatatatatatgtagaagCCCAAATAAGGCAACGTAACGATTTAACGTttagtcatcgatttcatcgctatgttgggtgaacatcaatcgac
Above is a genomic segment from Gossypium arboreum isolate Shixiya-1 chromosome 8, ASM2569848v2, whole genome shotgun sequence containing:
- the LOC128296671 gene encoding probable polygalacturonase At3g15720, whose amino-acid sequence is MEPFVYDVNLAGAIGDGESDDTEAFKNAWNVVCSSHISSGIFRVPYGQKFLLQPLTFNGECRPRNITFQIDGILIAPSDPSSWKCKETNCNNWITFQHFDGLIIQGTGSLHGQGQKWWQMALFFIKAAGFAILDSKNVHISGLTSVDSRKWHISIERSSSVHASKLNIKAPKDSPNTDGIRIQHSTNVTIASSIIKTGYDCIGIGDGSKYININRIFCGPGHGISIGSLGENGRRETVEYVTVRRANFYATENGLKIKTWQGGHGYARYIRFEHISFSKVIRPIIIDQYTWPLHQHCKNYSTAVEISNILYNDLRGTTNGEIAVELSCSKSVPCKNIRMKDIQLDYGINGKMYDGHPKSHCLNVVQSWDEGYVYPNVPCLTKKLSY